From a region of the Primulina eburnea isolate SZY01 chromosome 7, ASM2296580v1, whole genome shotgun sequence genome:
- the LOC140836170 gene encoding PHD finger protein MALE MEIOCYTE DEATH 1-like, whose translation MTSNSFNEACNMRIKKINPKKLLEFENFAGPGLVSKTLFGSFRDNVLLFVQNFAEIEDYTVDDMPIWCTLLVTQNDGAFPLFIVEETVWNSENPYCNHCKLSGWGHHFVCKRKYHLIIPSYEKWNKPLHGNFSQFQSHSLYGLIHCNGYGHLICINGIKYGTNFIGVSEVMEFWNRLCTVLRARKISVCDVSRKESIELRLIYGAAYGHSWYSKWGYKFCDRFSGVTEQELCSAMKILSSLDLDKIVGDFKKKRNGKEIKESINKYREMSDKPLVTISDLLKHMLIFNSRLAVPVFKPSGFDSKTGEKTTSLESFVHSMAKGDCRWSTKRLEGVLRVIVDLLNEHKTNNFDGKDGMTRHELREEARKSIGDTGLIDFVLKCIRCFQVENQIIRRTINPYGRLVEFTIHDIMEEAELMKWQIPEMDFSCRWSREKLEHAANSIVSILKENKGNKAMPRQELRDKARDLIHDTGLIDFVLKSFDNSTVGNQIVYRSKNQITKSIEFSLMSVSENLEMSANLNGSLGLNLSEEVLFLYQNVLLGYSELNLIGLAARLILDSKVFVKEWPVEKEVVNQFMALTCKVFPSFDELETELTRPLSPGEVVVVPPSITIGELKVVAQCALRDTYCVMDNLMLTQIGALKRIEDELILSCAVHPGSELWVRGSGLDLVTSLRYEDGSNNTMDTESY comes from the exons ATGACGTCCAATTCATTcaatgaagcctgcaacatGAGGATAAAGAAAATCAACCCTAAGAAACTGCTCGAATTCGAAAATTTTGCGGGCCCTGGTTTGGTTAGCAAGACTCTGTTCGGATCTTTCAGAGATAACGTTCTGTTATTCGTTCAGAATTTCGCGGAGATTGAGGATTATACGGTTGATGATATGCCCATTTGGTGCACGTTGCTTGTAACTCAAAACGATGGCGCTTTCCCGCTGTTTATTGTTGAAGAAACAGTTTGGAATTCCGAGAATCCTTACTGTAATCACTGTAAATTATCAG GATGGGGTCACCATTTTGTGTGCAAGAGAAAGTATCATTTGATAATCCCATCTTACGAGAAATGGAATAAACCGTTACACGGGAATTTTTCTCAGTTCCAGAGCCATAGTTTGTATGGCTTGATTCACTGCAATGGATATGGGCATCTCATCTGCATCAATGGTATAAAATACGGCACAAATTTCATCGGTGTCAGTGAAGTTATGGAATTCTGGAACCGCCTTTGCACGGTTCTTAGAGCCAG GAAAATTTCGGTTTGCGATGTCTCAAGAAAGGAATCGATTGAGTTGAGATTAATTTATGGTGCAGCTTATGGGCATTCATGGTATTCAAAATGGGGTTACAAATTTTGTGATAGATTTTCTGGAGTTACAGAGCAAGAACTGTGTTCCGCGATGAAAATTCTGAGCTCATTAGATCTTGATAAAATTGTCGGAGATTTCAAGAAGAAGAGAAATGGAAAGGAAATCAAAGAATCAATAAATAAGTACAGAGAAATGAGTGATAAACCATTAGTCACCATCAGTGATTTGTTAAAGCACATGCTGATATTTAACTCGAGGCTTGCGGTTCCTGTTTTCAAACCTTCTGGGTTTGACTCAAAAACTGGAGAAAAAACGACCAGCTTAGAGTCATTCGTGCATTCAATGGCGAAAGGTGATTGCAGGTGGTCTACAAAGAGGCTGGAGGGAGTGCTCAGAGTGATTGTTGATCTGTTAAATGAGCACAAAACAAATAATTTTGATGGTAAAGACGGTATGACGAGGCATGAGTTGAGAGAAGAAGCAAGAAAATCTATTGGAGATACCGGTTTGATTGATTTTGTGCTCAAATGTATCAGGTGTTTCCAAGTGGAGAATCAAATCATTCGTCGCACGATAAATCCATATGGTAGATTAGTGGAATTCACCATTCATGACATTATGGAAGAGGCAGAATTGATGAAATGGCAGATTCCAGAAATGGATTTTAGTTGCAGGTGGTCTAGAGAGAAACTGGAGCATGCAGCGAATTCAATTGTgagtattttaaaagaaaacaaaGGAAATAAGGCCATGCCACGGCAAGAATTACGTGACAAGGCTAGAGACCTTATTCATGACACAGGGCTGATCGACTTCGTGCTGAAATCATTCGACAATTCAACAGTGGGTAATCAAATAGTATATCGCTCCAAAAACCAAATTACCAAGAGCATCGAGTTCTCCCTTATGAGTGTTTCTGAAAATCTTGAAATGTCAGCTAACTTAAATGGTTCCTTAGGCTTGAATTTGTCAGAAGAAGTGCTGTTTCTTTACCAAAATGTGCTATTAGGATATTCTGAGTTGAACTTAATAGGTTTAGCTGCTAGGCTAATCTTGGACTCTAAAGTATTTGTGAAGGAATGGCCGGTAGAAAAAGAGGTTGTGAACCAATTCATGGCATTAACATGTAAAGTATTCCCAAGTTTCGATGAGTTGGAAACGGAGTTAACTCGTCCACTCTCACCAGGTGAAGTCGTGGTGGTCCCGCCATCGATTACAATTGGTGAACTTAAAGTGGTGGCACAATGCGCGTTGAGAGATACGTACTGTGTAATGGATAACCTTATGCTGACACAAATTGGAGCGCTAAAGCGAATAGAAGATGAACTGATATTATCTTGTGCTGTGCATCCTGGTTCAGAGCTTTGGGTAAGAGGATCTGGGCTAGACTTGGTCACGAGCCTGAGATATGAAGATGGATCAAATAATACGATGGACACTGAGTCGTATTGA
- the LOC140835746 gene encoding uncharacterized protein — protein sequence MHRFFKRKDPEPEVQSIGDVRVEKFDFSQLPADPGLRTPICEYNVNIRDQVRRAYLQKGQCQPSGYEFPKRKFGVSQCRRFNPSWFNEFGDWLEYSVEKDAAYCLYCYLFKITKGKQAGGEAFVNEGFTNWKCKDRLNIHVGQHDSEHHKARMNCETLMNQDEHIQSVLYKQSKQMRNDYRIRLNASIDCIRVLLRQGHSFRGHDETESSFNPGNFLIQLEFLGAHNKEINDVILKNAPKNCKLTSPDIQKDIVSACATEKINIIIRDVGDSLFSILVNESRDVSTKEQMSVVIRYVDSSGHVNERFIGIEHVTSTTSISLKAAIDNMFSRYNLSMSKLRGQGFDGASNMQGKFNGLKALILKENPCAFYIHCFAHQLQLALIAVAKKNLPILNFFRVVGDVLNVVGASCKRSDLLREKHSDFIVEALERGEISSGRGLNQETTLQRAGDTRWGSHYNSLISLISMFSAVIDVL from the coding sequence ATGCAtagattttttaaaagaaaagatCCAGAACCAGAAGTACAAAGCATTGGAGACGTTAGGGTTGAAAAATTTGATTTCTCACAACTACCAGCAGATCCTGGACTTAGGACTCCAATTTGTGAATATAATGTTAATATTAGAGATCAAGTTCGAAGGGCATATTTGCAAAAAGGTCAATGTCAACCTTCAGGCTATGAATTTCCAAAAAGAAAATTTGGAGTAAGCCAATGTAGACGGTTCAATCCTTCATGGTTTAATGAATTTGGTGATTGGTTAGAGTATAGTGTAGAAAAAGATGCCGCATATTGTTTGTATTGTTATCTCTTCAAGATAACTAAGGGAAAACAAGCAGGAGGGGAGGCTTTTGTTAATGAAGGATTCACAAATTGGAAGTGCAAAGATAGGTTAAATATTCATGTTGGCCAGCATGACAGCGAACATCATAAAGCTCGAATGAATTGTGAGACTTTGATGAATCAAGATGAGCACATTCAGTCAGTTTTGTACAAACAGTCAAAGCAAATGCGGAATGATTATCGTATCCGTCTCAATGCTTCAATTGATTGTATTAGAGTTTTGTTGCGACAAGGGCATTCATTTCGAGGTCACGATGAAACTGAAAGTTCTTTTAATCCAGGTAACTTTCTTATCCAATTGGAATTTTTAGGTGCTCATAATAAAGAGATTAATGATGTGATATTGAAAAATGCTCCTAAAAATTGCAAGTTGACATCACCTGATATTCAGAAGGACATAGTGAGTGCTTGTGCCACTGAAAAGATTAATATTATTATCAGAGATGTTGGTGATTCCTTGTTCTCTATTTTAGTTAATGAATCTCGTGATGTGTCAACAAAAGAGCAAATGTCAGTTGTTATCCGTTATGTGGATAGTAGTGGACATGTAAATGAACGCTTTATCGGGATTGAACATGTTACCAGTACTACATCAATCTCACTTAAAGCTGCTATTGATAATATGTTTTCTAGATATAATTTGAGCATGTCTAAGTTGAGAGGACAAGGTTTTGATGGAGCAAGTAATATGCAGGGTAAATTTAATGGTTTAAAAGCACTCATCTTAAAGGAGAACCCATGTGCATTTTACATACATTGTTTTGCCCATCAGCTTCAACTAGCTCTTATAGCTGTGGCCAAGAAAAATCTtccgattttaaatttttttcgtgTTGTTGGTGATGTGTTAAATGTTGTTGGAGCATCTTGCAAACGTTCTGATCTTCTTCGAGAGAAACATTCGGATTTTATTGTCGAGGCATTGGAGAGGGGTGAGATTTCAAGTGGTCGGGGACTTAATCAAGAAACTACCCTTCAACGTGCTGGGGATACACGTTGGGGATCACATTACAattctttgataagtttgatttccaTGTTCTCTGCTGTCATTGATGTGCTTTAA
- the LOC140835747 gene encoding uncharacterized protein produces MRDDGWDSFLEKVNRFCEQHYIDVLKMDYMFTRWAPRGRPHRNPPEVTNLHHYRVDLFYGVIDMQLQELNDRFSEAGTKLLLCVACLCPQNLFYAFDKKKLMQLSEFYPQDFSRFDLLTLDDQLETYICDMHSNKAFQGLKGFGDLSEKLVMSKKNMVYPLVYKLLTLALILPVATATVERVFSAMRIVKDRLRNRMSDDWMNDSLIVYVEKDIFLTVDNESIVQRFQNMKTRKE; encoded by the coding sequence ATGAGAGATGATGGTTGGGATTCATTTTTAGAAAAGGTTAACAGATTTTGTGAGCAACATTACATTGATGTTCTCAAAATGGATTATATGTTCACACGTTGGGCACCACGTGGTCGTCCCCATCGTAATCCACCAGAAGTGACAAATTTGCATCATTATCGTGTGGATTTATTCTATGGTGTTATCGACATGCAACTTCAAGAGTTAAATGATCGTTTCTCAGAGGCAGGTACAAAGTTACTCCTTTGTGTAGCTTGTTTGTGTCCACAAAACTTGTTTTATGCTTTTGACAAGAAAAAATTGATGCAACTATCTGAATTTTATCCAcaagatttttcaagatttgatCTCCTCACACTTGATGATCAACTTGAAACTTATATATGTGATATGCATTCTAACAAAGCATTTCAAGGATTGAAAGGATTTGGTGATCTTTCAGAGAAGTTAGTAATGTCAAAGAAAAATATGGTGTACCCATTGGTTTATAAGCTTTTGACATTGGCATTAATTCTACCGGTTGCAACAGCGACAGTAGAGAGGGTGTTTTCTGCCATGAGAATTGTGAAAGACAGATTGCGCAATCGAATGAGTGATGATTGGATGAATGATAGTCTCATTGTCTATGTAGAGAAAGATATATTTCTGACCGTTGATAATGAATCTATTGTACAAAGGTTTCAAAATATGAAGACTCGAAAAGAATAA